The following are encoded together in the Cicer arietinum cultivar CDC Frontier isolate Library 1 chromosome 2, Cicar.CDCFrontier_v2.0, whole genome shotgun sequence genome:
- the LOC101511925 gene encoding homeobox-leucine zipper protein HAT7-like isoform X1: protein MAFPPSHTFIFQTHEDHHHHHDHLLSSSTTSLNSFPSFPTHHHFQGGSGAPFMMKRSMSFSGIENNHNQNYNNNNKCEELVHGDEDQLSDEEGYSQIGEKKKRLSLEQVKALEKSFEIGNKLEPERKMQLAKALGLQPRQVAIWFQNRRARWKTKHLEKEYEILKKQFEALKADNDILKAQNNKLHAELQTLKKRDCFENGTISFKKENEGSWSNGSDNSSDINLGLSRTPMMNSPVSSQNGKSILPNSLKPTSMTQLLQCSSRSDLQDESFCNMFHNIDDQQNFWPWPDQQHHFH from the exons ATGGCTTTTCCACCTTCTCATACTTTCATCTTTCAAACTCATGaagatcatcatcatcatcatgaccACCTTCTTTCTTCTTCAACAACTTCTCTTAACTCCTTCCCTTCCTTTCCAactcatcatcatttccaag GTGGTAGTGGTGCACCTTTCATGATGAAGAGATCTATGTCATTTTCAGGCATAGAAAACAACCACAATCAAAActacaacaataacaataagTGTGAAGAATTAGTACATGGAGATGAAGATCAATTATCAGATGAAGAAGGGTACTCACAAATTGGTGAAAAGAAGAAGAGATTGAGTTTGGAACAAGTGAAGGCACTTGAGAAGAGTTTTGAGATTGGTAACAAGCTTGAACCTGAAAGGAAAATGCAATTAGCTAAAGCTTTGGGGTTACAACCTAGACAAGTTGCTATATGGTTTCAAAATAGAAGAGCAAGGTGGAAAACTAAACATCTTGAGAAAGAATATGAAATTCTTAAGAAACAATTTGAAGCTCTTAAGGCTGATAATGATATCCTTAAGGCTCAAAACAACAAATTACATGCAGag CTACAAACTCTAAAGAAAAGGGATTGCTTTGAAAATGGAACAATTagtttcaaaaaagaaaatgaggGTTCATGGAGCAATGGAAGTGATAATAGCTCAGATATTAATCTAGGCCTATCAAGAACACCAATGATGAATAGTCCTGTTTCTTCACAAAATGGTAAAAGTATTTTACCAAATTCACTTAAGCCTACAAGCATGACACAACTACTTCAATGCTCTTCAAGATCAGATCTTCAAGATGAAAGCTTTTGCAACATGTTTCACAATATTGATGACCAACAGAATTTTTGGCCTTGGCCTGATCAACAACATCATTTCCATTGA
- the LOC101511925 gene encoding homeobox-leucine zipper protein HAT7-like isoform X2 produces MAFPPSHTFIFQTHEDHHHHHDHLLSSSTTSLNSFPSFPTHHHFQGIENNHNQNYNNNNKCEELVHGDEDQLSDEEGYSQIGEKKKRLSLEQVKALEKSFEIGNKLEPERKMQLAKALGLQPRQVAIWFQNRRARWKTKHLEKEYEILKKQFEALKADNDILKAQNNKLHAELQTLKKRDCFENGTISFKKENEGSWSNGSDNSSDINLGLSRTPMMNSPVSSQNGKSILPNSLKPTSMTQLLQCSSRSDLQDESFCNMFHNIDDQQNFWPWPDQQHHFH; encoded by the exons ATGGCTTTTCCACCTTCTCATACTTTCATCTTTCAAACTCATGaagatcatcatcatcatcatgaccACCTTCTTTCTTCTTCAACAACTTCTCTTAACTCCTTCCCTTCCTTTCCAactcatcatcatttccaag GCATAGAAAACAACCACAATCAAAActacaacaataacaataagTGTGAAGAATTAGTACATGGAGATGAAGATCAATTATCAGATGAAGAAGGGTACTCACAAATTGGTGAAAAGAAGAAGAGATTGAGTTTGGAACAAGTGAAGGCACTTGAGAAGAGTTTTGAGATTGGTAACAAGCTTGAACCTGAAAGGAAAATGCAATTAGCTAAAGCTTTGGGGTTACAACCTAGACAAGTTGCTATATGGTTTCAAAATAGAAGAGCAAGGTGGAAAACTAAACATCTTGAGAAAGAATATGAAATTCTTAAGAAACAATTTGAAGCTCTTAAGGCTGATAATGATATCCTTAAGGCTCAAAACAACAAATTACATGCAGag CTACAAACTCTAAAGAAAAGGGATTGCTTTGAAAATGGAACAATTagtttcaaaaaagaaaatgaggGTTCATGGAGCAATGGAAGTGATAATAGCTCAGATATTAATCTAGGCCTATCAAGAACACCAATGATGAATAGTCCTGTTTCTTCACAAAATGGTAAAAGTATTTTACCAAATTCACTTAAGCCTACAAGCATGACACAACTACTTCAATGCTCTTCAAGATCAGATCTTCAAGATGAAAGCTTTTGCAACATGTTTCACAATATTGATGACCAACAGAATTTTTGGCCTTGGCCTGATCAACAACATCATTTCCATTGA
- the LOC101512257 gene encoding uncharacterized protein At5g39865 codes for MGCVSSKQKECMHCNGNNSYCPVSRSYTMHVHHPPQTKGDSYHVVALTSTTLGSLEIVSHNNHANDFMFSNVKVSEKKDIEENTWSNMIDEKLPKAIVKESSITTPPCELENDTIINTWELMEGLEDVSPFQSPNNFKSFSFDANVNEHVDPTLKTSFFMVSDDGIDSHKPRLDLMFEEGKVSDFDDSKVVSSFKIKKSLEDKQEGNDRKRFSFEEKKISDVVDFKIDPYGKKEKVVLYFTSLRGVRKTYEDCCNVRMILKGLGIMVDERDVSMHLRFKEELKELLGEGYGKGGLPKVFVGKKFIGGVEEIMKLHEDGKLEKLLDWCERIDDIEGGDGECDVCGDIKFVPCETCYGSCKIYYDDDDDEVGECGFQRCPNCNENGLIRCPMCCF; via the coding sequence aTGGGTTGTGTGAGTTCCAAACAAAAAGAATGTATGCATTGCAATGGCAACAACTCTTATTGTCCTGTTTCTAGAAGCTACACAATGCATGTACATCATCCACCTCAAACAAAAGGTGATAGTTACCATGTTGTTGCATTAACATCAACTACACTAGGTTCTTTGGAAATTGTATCTCATAATAATCATGCCAATGACTTCATGTTTTCAAATGTTAAGGTTAGTGAGAAAAAAGATATTGAGGAAAACACTTGGTCTAATATGATTGATGAGAAGTTACCAAAAGCTATTGTCAAAGAGAGTTCAATCACAACACCACCTTGTGAGCTTGAGAATGATACTATCATCAATACATGGGAGTTAATGGAAGGACTTGAAGATGTAAGCCCTTTTCAATCACCAAATAATTTCAAAAGCTTTTCTTTTGATGCCAATGTTAATGAGCATGTTGATCCAACATTAAAGACTAGTTTTTTCATGGTGAGTGATGATGGCATTGATTCACACAAGCCCAGGTTGGATTTGATGTTTGAGGAGGGTAAAGTTTCAGACTTTGATGATTCTAAAGTGGTTTCTTCATTCAAGATCAAGAAGTCATtggaagataagcaagaggggAATGATAGAAAAAGATTCTCCTTTGAGGAAAAGAAAATTAGTGATGTTGTGGATTTTAAGATTGACCCATATGGGAAAAAGGAAAAAGTTGTGTTGTATTTCACTAGCCTACGTGGTGTGAGAAAAACTTATGAGGATTGTTGCAATGTTAGGATGATTTTGAAAGGATTAGGAATTATGGTTGATGAGAGGGATGTGTCAATGCATTTGAGGTTCAAGGAAGAGTTGAAAGAGTTACTTGGGGAAGGGTATGGTAAAGGAGGATTGCCAAAGGTTTTTGTTGGAAAAAAATTCATTGGTGGAGTTGAGGAAATTATGAAACTTCATGAAGATGGTAAGCTTGAGAAATTGCTTGATTGGTGTGAGAGGATTGATGATATTGAAGGTGGTGATGGTGAATGTGATGTTTGTGGTGATATAAAGTTTGTGCCTTGTGAAACATGTTATGGAAGTTGTAAAATctattatgatgatgatgatgatgaggttGGTGAGTGTGGATTTCAAAGGTGTCCTAATTGCAATGAAAATGGGCTAATAAGGTGCCCTATGTGTTGTTTCTAG
- the LOC101512587 gene encoding transcription factor PRE1 → MSSRRSRQQSSSSRISDEQIIELVSKLRQLVPEIRHRRSDKVSASKVLQETCNYIRTLNREVDDLSERLSQLLTTIDADSPEANIIRSLINQ, encoded by the exons ATGTCTAGCAGAAGATCAAGGCaacaatcttcatcttcaagaATTTCTGATGAACAAATCATCGAACTTGTTTCCAAGTTGCGTCAACTTGTTCCTGAGATTCGTCATAGGCGTTCCGATAAG GTATCAGCATCAAAGGTCCTACAAGAAACATGTAACTACATAAGAACCTTAAACAGAGAGGTGGATGATTTAAGTGAAAGATTGTCTCAGTTATTAACCACAATTGATGCTGATAGTCCAGAGGCTAATATTATAAGAAGCTTAATTAATCAATAA